The Rouxiella sp. WC2420 region TAATTCGCCCTTACCTGCTGATTTACGCTGGCGCAACCCAACAAAAAGAACGACCAGCGCACCAATCGCGACCACTACGGTGACAATCTTGGCCAAAAACAGCCCGTACAGAGAAAGTAAATCCACAAATACCGCCTTATAACATTCTGATAAGTGACGAGGTCCATTCTAGACAATCGTTGCTCATGAGTCTCGCTTCTGCAAAGACTGACAGCACATAAACGCTGGACTTGCACCATTATCGCGTTAATTTTGCTAAAGATGATGCGCCTGAGATTCATTTTTGTTACAAATGATCTACTCAATAGTGGGTTAATTATTGAAAGTCATGTCCATTTCAGGCATATAACAGCAATTATCAAACTATTGATAAAACATATTCCGGCAATTCGTTTGGTCTCGGTTGAGGTTTCAGCTCCCGGCAAACGCGTTGTGCTGGTGCGTTGTTGGCCTTTGCCACCGCATCTGACACCTAACAGAGGACATTTCCCGTGCATTATCATCCAAAATCCGACTTACTCAGCCAGCGCATTATTCTCGTTACCGGCGCTGGTGACGGCATTGGCCGTGAGGCCGCTCTGACCTATTCTCGCTTTGGCGCACGCGTTATCCTGCTTGGTCGCACAGAGAGTAAACTGGTGGCCGTACAGCAAGAGATTGCGCGCGCAGGCTGGCTGCCAGCCGAGTTTATTACCGCCGATTTACTCCACGCCACACAGCATGACTGTAATCAGGTAGCCGAGCGCATTGCCCAATGGGTGCCGCGCCTCGACGGTGTGTTGCACAATGCCGGATTGCTCAGTGAAATTGTGCCGGTCAGCGAGATAAAACTGCAAGACTGGCATGACGTGATGCAAGTTAACGTCAACGCAACCTTTATGCTGACCCAAAGTCTGCTGCCACTGTTGTTGAAATCAGCCAGCTCGTCTCTGGTATTTACCAGCTCCAGCGCGGGTCGTGAGGGCCGCAGCGGATGGGGAGCCTATGCGGTGTCCAAGTTTGCTACCGAAGGGCTGATGCAGGTATTGGCCGACGAGTATAAAAACACCAATTTGCGGGTTAACTGCATCAATCCAGGCGGAACGCGCACCAGTATGCGCGCCTCGGCCTTCCCTGACGAAAACAGCCAGAAGCTGAAAACCCCTGCTGATATCATGCCTCTATATTTGTATCTGATGGGCGATGATAGTCGTCGCAAAACCGGCACCAGTTTTGATGCGCAACCCGGCCGCAAAGCTGGCCCAGCTGAATAAATAGAGCAAAAAAGATGACGGCAGACAGGCACCAGCAGCGCCAGCAAAAATTGAAAGAACAGGTCGATGCGCGTATCGACGCTGCCAAAGAAGCTCGCGGTATTCTGATTGTTCTAACCGGTAACGGTAAAGGCAAAACTACCGGTGCCTTTGGCACTGTGACTCGCGCCGTCGGACACGGGCAGCGTGCGGGGGTGATCCAGTTTATCAAGGGCGAATGGCCAAACGGTGAACGAAATCTGCTCGAACCGCACGGGGTTGAGTTTCAGGTGATGGCCACGGGTTTTACCTGGGAAACGCAGAATAAAGAAACCGATACCGTGGCGTGTCAGGCGGTCTGGCAGCACGGTAAACGTATGCTGGCTGATGCATCGCTTAATTTGGTCGTGCTTGACGAGCTAACTTACATGCTGAGCTTTGGCTATCTGGATCTGCAAGAGGTCATTGATGCGCTGAATAATCGCCCGGCGCATCAGACGGTGATTATTACCGGCCGCGGCTGCCATCGTGATTTGCTGGAATTGGCCGATACGGTTAGCGAATTGCGCCCGGTAAAGCACGCCTTCGACGCTGGAATCATGGCGCAACAGGGTATTGACTGGTAGCCACTGCGGTTTTCCGGGCAAAAAAAACCGCAGCACTCAGGCTGCGGTTCTCTATTCAACTCACAGTTTGGTTAACGATTAACGTTTTCCAGGACCGCTGCTGCGACGTGCTGGCGCAACCTGAGTATGGCGCTTAACCGCACGGCGAATCTGATTAGCCTTGACGCGACGACGATCGCGCTCAACCGGCAGCTTGCTCACGGTTTCTTCAGTCATATCAACCAGTTGACGAAGATAGTTGATATCTGGAAGATCCAACTCTTTATAACCGCCACGAGGCAGACCTTTTGGCAGATTCAAGTCACCGTATCGAACACGGATCAATCGGCTCACCTGAACGCCTACAGCTTCCCAAAGACGACGCACTTCGCGGTTACGGCCTTCGGTCAGAGTCACGTTGTACCACTGGTTCAGACCTTCACCGCCCTGGTACTTGATAGTACGGAAGGCAGCCGGGCCATCTTCCAGTTGAACGCCACGGCTCAGCTGTTTGATTTTTTCGTCATCAATCTGACCAAATACGCGCACCGCGTATTCACGCTCTACTTCACGGCTTGGGTGCATCAGGCGGTTAGCCAGCTCACCGTCGGTAGTGAAAAGCAACAAACCTGAGGTGTTAACGTCGAGACGGCCAACAGCAACCCAACGCGAACCGCGCATTTTCGGCAGGCGGTCGAACACGGTAGGACGACCTTCGGGATCGCTGCGGGTACATAGCTCGCCTTCCGGCTTGTAGTAAGCCAGGACGCGACAAACCGTATCCTCGGCTTCAAGGATTGACAGCACGTGACCGTCGAGACGGATCTTGGTGCCAGCAACCAGTTCTACACGGTCGCCGAGGGTAGAAATCTTACCGTCAACACTGATGCGCCCTGCCTGAATCATTGCTTCAACTTCACGACGAGAACCGTGGCCCGCGCGAGCCAAGACTTTTTGCAGTTTTTCGCTTTGCAGGCCATCACCGTCGTCAAGCGCATTCTTCGGCTTTTCGTATTTCGGTGCGTCTTCTACTTCTTCATCGTTGACTTTTTTTACCATCAGAGATTCGGCGCGCGGCTTGGTGCTGCGTGGCTTGTCGCCTGCTGGTTTGCCTAAACGCGGCTTATCGCTGCGAGGCTTGTCGGTGCGCGGCTTGTCATTACGACCGCCGGTTCGTGCTTTGTCTGCACCTGATTTATCCGCGGCAGGCTTGCCACCACGAACGGTTTCGATACGTGATTTTTCAGTGCCAGGTTTTTTACCGCGTGGCTTATCCGAATCGCTGCGCTGTGAACGCGGCTTGTCAGACGAAAATTTATCGTTTTTTTGCTTACTGGAATTAAACTTCTCGCTCATTGAGCAGCCTCATTTGTCGCCTTCACAGGCGTCATTATCTATTCTACTTGCAGAAAGTTACGGCTGAATAGCCCTAACCCTATAATTCTTATCACATTTTTCAATAAAGTCATTCAATTCGGCTCAAAGTACTGGCGTCAACTTTATGCTATGTGGTCGGACATATTACACGATTTTTATGCTAAAAGATGCCTCTAATGGCATGAGGGTTTCTGTAAGCGCCAAGTAAATAAATCTGAGGGCGGCTATTTAATATGGGCCGTTTCAAAAATACTCAACTCTCTGTAGATGAATGGGTGAAATTTTAAAGTATTTTAAAAAAATGGTGGATAGGATTTAGCGTTTAGCCAGCAAAAAAATGCTGCCCAACCTATTAGTGAGTGTATCACTATGCGCGTGACTACAGGCTCAGATTTACGGCCGATCAGGCCGTCACATCTATCTCC contains the following coding sequences:
- a CDS encoding YciK family oxidoreductase, whose amino-acid sequence is MHYHPKSDLLSQRIILVTGAGDGIGREAALTYSRFGARVILLGRTESKLVAVQQEIARAGWLPAEFITADLLHATQHDCNQVAERIAQWVPRLDGVLHNAGLLSEIVPVSEIKLQDWHDVMQVNVNATFMLTQSLLPLLLKSASSSLVFTSSSAGREGRSGWGAYAVSKFATEGLMQVLADEYKNTNLRVNCINPGGTRTSMRASAFPDENSQKLKTPADIMPLYLYLMGDDSRRKTGTSFDAQPGRKAGPAE
- the rluB gene encoding 23S rRNA pseudouridine(2605) synthase RluB, which gives rise to MVKKVNDEEVEDAPKYEKPKNALDDGDGLQSEKLQKVLARAGHGSRREVEAMIQAGRISVDGKISTLGDRVELVAGTKIRLDGHVLSILEAEDTVCRVLAYYKPEGELCTRSDPEGRPTVFDRLPKMRGSRWVAVGRLDVNTSGLLLFTTDGELANRLMHPSREVEREYAVRVFGQIDDEKIKQLSRGVQLEDGPAAFRTIKYQGGEGLNQWYNVTLTEGRNREVRRLWEAVGVQVSRLIRVRYGDLNLPKGLPRGGYKELDLPDINYLRQLVDMTEETVSKLPVERDRRRVKANQIRRAVKRHTQVAPARRSSGPGKR
- the cobO gene encoding cob(I)yrinic acid a,c-diamide adenosyltransferase; this encodes MTADRHQQRQQKLKEQVDARIDAAKEARGILIVLTGNGKGKTTGAFGTVTRAVGHGQRAGVIQFIKGEWPNGERNLLEPHGVEFQVMATGFTWETQNKETDTVACQAVWQHGKRMLADASLNLVVLDELTYMLSFGYLDLQEVIDALNNRPAHQTVIITGRGCHRDLLELADTVSELRPVKHAFDAGIMAQQGIDW